One Pullulanibacillus sp. KACC 23026 DNA segment encodes these proteins:
- a CDS encoding sugar transferase, producing the protein MYSIEQASLYRLPRLSIYYLVYKRVLDLVLGMVGLLFSLPIILFFSLLIRLETPGSPIYVQERLGKNGKIFKIIKLRSMRSDAEKEGARWAASNDCRVTRIGKFIRKTRIDELPQFFLIIKGDMSIVGPRPERPMFTEQFAREISGFENRLLVKPGLTGLAQVRGGYDISPEEKFKHDMEYIKHVSFLLDLKIIIRTFSVIITGEGAR; encoded by the coding sequence TCCCTCTATAGACTACCAAGGTTATCCATTTATTATCTTGTTTATAAACGAGTCTTAGATCTCGTTCTCGGAATGGTTGGTCTCTTATTTTCATTACCAATCATTTTATTTTTTTCATTACTTATTCGATTAGAAACACCCGGATCTCCAATTTATGTTCAGGAAAGACTAGGGAAAAATGGAAAAATATTTAAAATAATAAAGCTCCGTTCCATGAGAAGTGATGCAGAGAAAGAGGGAGCGAGATGGGCAGCTTCTAATGATTGCCGGGTGACACGCATTGGAAAGTTTATCAGGAAAACACGAATTGATGAACTTCCCCAATTTTTTTTAATTATAAAAGGCGATATGTCCATTGTTGGACCTCGTCCAGAAAGGCCAATGTTCACAGAACAATTTGCCAGAGAGATCAGCGGGTTCGAAAATCGCCTCCTTGTTAAACCGGGTCTTACAGGCTTAGCTCAAGTGCGTGGAGGCTATGATATTTCACCTGAAGAAAAATTTAAGCATGATATGGAGTATATAAAACATGTCTCGTTTTTGTTAGACTTGAAAATTATTATTCGGACATTTTCAGTCATTATAACGGGCGAAGGTGCCCGTTAA
- a CDS encoding O-antigen ligase family protein, translating into MANKFNRHNKSGFSYLKRLRVREAAIKAVGALIFLLLAFLLIHKAKDWQTLFVLFIFFMLVVVLVIVQKRHTEKLFISMMYLLVAGTFLNQLLLNLSFSFFNLFLYRLMLLLSIGVFFLMLLTKKKILSQYWEEIQVKGVLLFLGYWLAYAMVSLLWVKSFVDGVKYLFLLVLGISFVYLSVVAFNKLIRLYWFYAIWLVMTVVLLLIGLINNVMHVQLPTSTLYGASAGKLGYPTTVFFNQNDFATFLTISTSFYFVAVKNVKKVSLKVITLLLGCLAVYEIYLTESRASLLGVMVGLGVYAFLFFSARLKKWSLIGGACFIVLFILAFWGKLTHYIQLKLALATHPPIGAVMSSNSVRINLLRDTLHYFINSYGFGVGAGNLPFYFAHDPVYATNGVVEAHNWIAEITGDFGLFIGLGYLLLFVYLFYSLYILFSQKPKHRVLLEAGMIGLVSFLVSSISPSSVSNLYFHWVFLGFTASVVSVFKKRYPQLVVNKGEE; encoded by the coding sequence ATGGCAAATAAATTTAACCGTCACAACAAGTCGGGATTTTCCTACTTGAAGCGGCTTCGTGTAAGAGAGGCAGCTATTAAGGCTGTCGGGGCTTTGATCTTCTTGCTTTTGGCGTTTCTTCTCATACACAAAGCAAAAGATTGGCAAACCCTCTTTGTTCTATTCATTTTCTTTATGCTTGTTGTGGTTCTGGTCATTGTCCAGAAGAGGCATACAGAAAAATTATTCATCAGTATGATGTATCTTTTGGTTGCGGGGACCTTCTTGAATCAATTACTTTTAAATCTGTCCTTTTCTTTCTTTAATCTGTTTCTTTACCGGCTTATGCTGCTCCTATCCATCGGTGTCTTTTTCTTAATGTTGCTCACAAAAAAGAAGATCTTGTCCCAATATTGGGAGGAGATCCAAGTCAAAGGCGTTCTCTTGTTTCTTGGCTATTGGCTGGCTTATGCGATGGTGAGCCTGCTCTGGGTGAAGTCCTTTGTTGATGGCGTGAAATATCTCTTTCTTTTAGTTCTTGGGATTTCTTTTGTTTATTTAAGTGTCGTTGCTTTCAACAAACTCATTCGATTGTATTGGTTCTATGCGATTTGGCTAGTGATGACCGTTGTATTACTGCTAATAGGTCTTATAAATAATGTGATGCATGTCCAGTTGCCCACCTCTACATTGTATGGAGCGTCAGCCGGAAAACTAGGCTATCCTACCACCGTTTTCTTTAATCAGAATGACTTTGCGACGTTCTTGACGATCTCAACCAGTTTTTATTTTGTGGCGGTCAAAAATGTTAAAAAGGTTTCTTTAAAGGTGATCACGCTATTACTTGGATGTTTAGCTGTTTATGAGATTTACTTGACGGAATCTCGTGCCAGTCTGTTAGGTGTTATGGTCGGTTTAGGGGTCTATGCGTTTCTCTTTTTCTCAGCCCGCTTAAAAAAGTGGTCTCTGATAGGCGGAGCATGTTTCATCGTGCTCTTCATATTAGCGTTTTGGGGAAAACTGACCCACTATATTCAGTTAAAGCTTGCGCTGGCCACCCATCCTCCAATTGGGGCCGTCATGTCTTCAAATAGTGTAAGGATTAATCTTCTAAGAGATACGCTTCATTATTTTATAAACAGCTATGGATTTGGAGTAGGGGCGGGTAATCTCCCCTTTTACTTTGCTCATGACCCGGTCTATGCGACCAATGGTGTCGTGGAGGCACATAATTGGATAGCTGAAATCACAGGGGATTTTGGCCTTTTTATCGGGTTAGGCTATCTCTTGCTGTTTGTTTATTTATTCTACAGCTTATATATCTTATTTTCGCAAAAGCCCAAACACAGGGTCCTTCTGGAAGCGGGAATGATTGGACTTGTCTCTTTTCTAGTGTCGAGTATCAGCCCAAGTTCCGTAAGCAATCTTTATTTTCACTGGGTGTTTCTCGGCTTTACGGCATCCGTCGTTTCGGTCTTTAAAAAACGGTATCCGCAATTAGTGGTTAACAAAGGAGAAGAATGA
- a CDS encoding glycosyltransferase codes for MKVLWMTSVYPSDRSPSAGVFHETQARAVKKQGVEVSIVCPLPQNTAPLRHLKKAYKNNVEIPETYERNGIKVYRPPYLALPGQLRWAQPDRRIASAALKTIQRYNLEPDLIHAHFAMPSGGAARHVADELFRPWLLTLHGSDVNVYPSYSRLSKRAFIKSVQSADTVLAVGGTLRDRTKDMTDRESLVLPIGIDLGRFHPANETKQDLRKKLGLPSDKKIIVFVGRLTAAKGIHELIETLDFLPDEVAVVMVGEGPLKEKGTQHPEIDKRLFLPGQVENETIRDYIQASDVFVLPSYTEGMPTVIIEALALKCPVICTKVGGVPELFGPYQDLLIDSKSVSGLVKQIKGVLFEDVYTEVIIEALYRKVQTHYNVETNAAELVRIYKKLMPKILNKDNPFLYE; via the coding sequence ATGAAGGTTTTGTGGATGACGAGTGTCTATCCGAGTGACCGATCACCTAGTGCTGGCGTTTTTCATGAGACCCAGGCACGGGCTGTAAAAAAACAAGGCGTCGAGGTCAGTATCGTATGTCCATTGCCCCAAAATACGGCTCCTCTTCGTCATCTTAAGAAAGCTTACAAAAATAACGTTGAAATTCCAGAAACCTATGAGCGGAATGGAATCAAAGTGTATCGCCCTCCTTATTTAGCTCTGCCAGGTCAATTAAGGTGGGCCCAGCCGGATAGGAGAATCGCATCAGCCGCTCTTAAAACGATTCAGCGGTATAACTTAGAACCGGATCTCATTCATGCCCATTTTGCCATGCCGTCTGGCGGAGCAGCAAGGCATGTGGCTGACGAATTGTTCCGCCCATGGCTCTTAACTTTGCATGGAAGTGATGTGAATGTCTATCCTTCTTACAGTCGTTTAAGCAAGAGAGCCTTTATAAAGTCTGTCCAATCGGCGGATACAGTCTTAGCGGTTGGCGGAACCCTGAGAGACCGAACCAAAGACATGACCGATAGAGAGAGCCTTGTTCTACCTATTGGGATTGACCTTGGACGATTTCATCCTGCTAATGAGACTAAACAGGATTTAAGAAAAAAGCTTGGATTACCTTCTGACAAAAAAATAATCGTTTTTGTGGGAAGATTAACCGCTGCAAAGGGTATTCATGAGTTGATCGAAACTTTGGATTTCTTACCAGATGAGGTAGCCGTCGTCATGGTAGGTGAGGGACCTTTAAAAGAAAAAGGGACTCAGCATCCTGAGATAGACAAGCGGCTCTTCTTACCGGGGCAGGTTGAGAACGAGACAATTAGGGACTATATACAGGCAAGTGATGTTTTTGTTTTACCTTCTTATACAGAGGGCATGCCAACTGTGATCATCGAAGCACTGGCGCTTAAATGCCCAGTGATCTGTACAAAGGTCGGCGGGGTTCCTGAATTATTTGGTCCTTATCAAGATCTATTAATTGATTCAAAGTCCGTTTCCGGTCTTGTGAAGCAGATAAAGGGTGTTTTATTTGAAGACGTTTATACAGAAGTGATCATTGAGGCGTTATATAGGAAAGTGCAAACTCACTATAATGTGGAAACAAATGCTGCTGAATTAGTGAGGATTTATAAAAAATTAATGCCGAAAATTTTAAACAAGGATAATCCATTTCTTTATGAGTAG
- a CDS encoding MOP flippase family protein: protein MAGIRSQMLLGVKWTSLSTITITFIQIVQFGLLAHRLSVAQFGLVGLLTTLTLFSQILLDMGIGSAVIQKEDVAPHILSTLFWLNIIMGFFLFVFLTVASPLIADFFHREELVHLLRVLSFMFLIAPIGQQSQYLLQKELRFQELAIIEMASTILAFIVLIVFMFIGDPVYAFVLSQVILYGIKSLLYFLCYINTWRPSFVFNLSGCKDVLKFGVYQLLSRVVNRIGSNMDVILIGRFMGAEALGVYNLVYQVITIPVLRINPIMTRVAFPVFSKNQHDNTALNDGFLHMTELLSLVTFPILLGLTVVSKSFIITFFGDKWVGATEIMSIMSIVGILRVLMNPNGSVILAKGKATIAFYWDAGVLLIYGIGLYFAVKTDDLQIVAWTYAVVSLVNFFIGRWLLAWLIELRWKAYIRTIARPLGPSLLITAAAYLLTLSCTSLRLEAVWSLVLPVMVAAILYVFLLRRAYPSFFQRFKKGALKS from the coding sequence ATGGCGGGTATAAGAAGTCAGATGCTCCTAGGAGTGAAATGGACGAGTCTGTCAACCATCACCATCACGTTTATTCAAATCGTTCAGTTCGGGCTTCTTGCTCACCGATTGAGTGTCGCTCAATTTGGATTGGTCGGCTTGTTGACAACCCTTACGCTATTTTCACAAATCCTATTGGATATGGGAATCGGTTCGGCTGTCATACAAAAAGAAGACGTTGCTCCCCACATCCTTTCAACATTATTTTGGCTGAATATTATAATGGGATTTTTTCTCTTTGTATTTTTAACCGTAGCAAGTCCCTTGATTGCGGATTTCTTTCACAGAGAAGAATTAGTTCATTTACTCAGAGTGCTCTCGTTTATGTTTCTCATTGCGCCAATAGGTCAGCAGAGTCAATACCTACTTCAGAAGGAGCTGCGGTTTCAGGAATTGGCCATCATAGAAATGGCATCAACGATCCTTGCTTTTATTGTCTTGATCGTTTTTATGTTCATTGGTGACCCTGTCTATGCTTTTGTTCTATCGCAAGTTATCTTATACGGGATAAAGAGCCTCCTTTATTTTCTTTGCTACATAAACACATGGCGACCCTCTTTTGTTTTCAATTTGTCAGGGTGTAAGGACGTTCTTAAATTTGGTGTATACCAATTGCTATCTCGGGTGGTCAATCGAATAGGGTCCAATATGGATGTGATCTTAATTGGCCGATTTATGGGAGCAGAGGCATTGGGTGTCTATAACCTGGTTTATCAGGTAATCACGATTCCGGTTTTAAGGATTAATCCAATTATGACTCGTGTCGCCTTTCCTGTTTTCTCCAAGAATCAACATGATAATACGGCTCTAAACGATGGCTTTTTGCACATGACCGAACTCTTAAGTCTTGTTACGTTTCCGATTCTTCTTGGCTTAACAGTTGTTTCCAAAAGCTTCATTATCACGTTTTTCGGTGACAAATGGGTGGGGGCGACCGAGATCATGAGCATTATGTCGATCGTTGGAATCCTTAGAGTCCTCATGAATCCTAATGGGTCGGTCATTCTGGCAAAAGGCAAGGCAACCATTGCTTTCTATTGGGATGCGGGGGTTCTCCTTATTTATGGGATAGGCCTGTACTTTGCGGTAAAGACAGATGATCTCCAGATTGTCGCTTGGACCTATGCTGTGGTCAGTCTTGTGAACTTCTTTATTGGAAGATGGCTCTTGGCTTGGTTAATTGAATTGAGGTGGAAAGCCTATATTCGGACTATTGCACGTCCTCTTGGGCCTTCCCTTCTGATTACAGCTGCCGCTTATCTCTTGACACTAAGCTGTACATCCTTGCGATTAGAGGCGGTGTGGTCGCTCGTCTTACCGGTAATGGTTGCCGCCATTCTCTATGTATTTCTTTTAAGGCGAGCGTACCCCTCTTTTTTTCAAAGGTTTAAAAAGGGGGCTCTAAAATCATGA